The DNA region GGAAGTTCAAGCGTTAACATGGGCGGTGCCCGTGTTTCTGTTTGCTTTGATTGTTGTGGTGTTTTTTCTATTACTACCTTTACTTGATCGATTTGCCGTTCAATCAGCAATCGTTGCGGTTATGTTATGGCAATTGTCGTGGGCTGCTGGGGAGGTATGGCGCTATCATCGATTAATGCTCGATTTTAGTGGTTTCTTTGGAACTCTTTTATTGTCTATTTCCGTATTAATGTGGGCTATTCATCACTTTAAGCAACCTTTTCGATTTTCCAAGGAGTGGATCACTCTGAGTTATTTTGGAGCACATGCTTTGATTTTAGCGCCATTAATATTGAGATAATCATGTAGTGCTAGCTAATTTTGTTACTTTAAGTATTTATTTTTAATATCTATTAAAGCAAAGGTTCCAAATAGGAAGATGGAAAGCTTTTCCCATTTAGTCAGTGTGACTTCTTTGCCTAATGCATTACCTGAAAACAGTAAACTTTGTAATCCATGCATGAAGATCATAAATATCGCCATGACATTGAGCGCGACATGAGTAAAACCAGGAAAAGGTCGGATAAAATTAAGGATAAAGACTCCCCAAACTACCAACATAAATAACTTGGCAATAATATTAATGATCTTTTTCATGTGAATGACCTGCTGTTATTCATGGTGGGTTTGATAAAGGCGATAGCTGACTTGGCCTGCGGTTTTTTCTCGGTGTAATAACCAATGCTCGGGGAGTCTTGGCAAGACTAATTCTTTTTCTGTTTCTATGTATATTTGAGCATGAGGTGCTAACCAGCTATTGTTTTCCAGTAGCGTAATGGTGTCTTCTAATAACCCTTGCCGAAAAGGCGGATCGATAAACACCACATCATAAGGTGTTCCTGTTTTTTGCAAAAATAATAGAGCATCCTGTTGAATTAATTCAATATTACTTGCTTTTAACTGTTGAGTATTTTTTACTAATTGTTGGTATGCTTGTTTATTGATTTCTATCATCGTTACTAATTCAGCTTGACGTGATGCCGCTTCAAACCCTAACCCACCTGAGCCAGTAAAAAGATCCAAACAACGTGCATGAGGAATATCGGCTGCTAACCAATTGAATAACGTTTCTTTTACTCTATCCGTGGTGGGTCTCAGCCCTTGAGCATCATGCACGGGAAGCTTTCGTCCTCGCCATAAA from Vibrio casei includes:
- a CDS encoding DUF1145 domain-containing protein — encoded protein: MKKIINIIAKLFMLVVWGVFILNFIRPFPGFTHVALNVMAIFMIFMHGLQSLLFSGNALGKEVTLTKWEKLSIFLFGTFALIDIKNKYLK
- a CDS encoding lysoplasmalogenase family protein, which encodes MWYWLVMGVFMLAILSVLGKKNTQLFFFIKLLMFVCFLLFIFYVPSLLSSSHLWVGFALVFFIACDALETYSSRYKRESDTRQISIYKKWQFMCFSIACFGYSLAFWMEVQALTWAVPVFLFALIVVVFFLLLPLLDRFAVQSAIVAVMLWQLSWAAGEVWRYHRLMLDFSGFFGTLLLSISVLMWAIHHFKQPFRFSKEWITLSYFGAHALILAPLILR
- the rsmD gene encoding 16S rRNA (guanine(966)-N(2))-methyltransferase RsmD — translated: MQRRKATNTSNSKPTTGFVRIISGLWRGRKLPVHDAQGLRPTTDRVKETLFNWLAADIPHARCLDLFTGSGGLGFEAASRQAELVTMIEINKQAYQQLVKNTQQLKASNIELIQQDALLFLQKTGTPYDVVFIDPPFRQGLLEDTITLLENNSWLAPHAQIYIETEKELVLPRLPEHWLLHREKTAGQVSYRLYQTHHE